The genomic interval TGTAGACGAGCACCGCGAAGCCGTCGGCGACCAGCTGCTCGGTGGCCCGCAGCGTGCCGACGGGGTCGGGCAGCAGCGTCTTCTTGTCGGAGAGGACTTCCAGCTTCACCCAGTCCTTGCCCGGGTGATCCAGCTGATCGAGCAGCTCGCGGCCGAGGCGGGCGACGCGGACGGCGTCGTCGGCGTCGAAGCAGCCGGCGGTGTTGGGCAGCACGGTGTACCGGCCGAGGTCGAGGTGGTCGAGCAGCGACGCGCCGGCCTCGTTGACCAGCCGCTCGCGGCGGACCGCGACGGTGACGACGTCGCAGCCGGAGGCGTCGAGCGCAGCGGCCATCCGCTCGAAGGTGTCGTACTTGCCGGTCCCCACGATCAGGCGGCTGGCGAAGCCGTGGAAGCCGGCTCTAAGCGGCCGGTCGGCGGGCAGGGTCTGCGTGTCGCTCATGGTGTTCAGCCGCCGCCGACGAGGGTGACCAGCTCGATCGTGTCGTTCTCCGCGAGGGCCGTCTCGGCGTGCTCCCGCTTGGGGACGACGGCCCCGTTGCGCTCCGCGGCGACGGGCTTGCCCGCAAGGCCGAGATCGGCGACGAGGTCGGCCAGCGTGGCGGCCCGCGAGTCGCGGGGGGTTCCGTTGACGGTCAGGCGGGGCATGGGCGCATCGTAGAGCCGCGCGATCCGGCCTCCGTACCCTCTCCCGATGAACGCCGCGGCCGACACGACCGAACAGCCGACCGAGGAGGGCCGCCGCAGGCGGGCGATCGCCGAGAAGCTCCACAAGAAGATGGAGGAGCAGAGCACCGGGAAGCTCTACGACCTCTGGGCCGGCGTCTACGACCACACCTTCGGGGCGCTGGTCCACCGCCGGCAGACCCGGGCGATCCAGGAGCTCCGGGCCAAGCCCGGCGAGCGGGTGCTGGATCTGGGCGTGGGCACGGGGCTGTCGCTGGTGAAGTACCCGGCGGGCACGGAGGTGGTCGGGGTGGACCTCTCGATGGGGATGCTGGACAAGGCCCGCAACCGGCTGCGCGAGTGCGCGTCGAGGGGCCGCGGCTCGGTGACGCTCGCCCAGGCCGACGCGATGAACACGCCTTTCGCCGACGGCAGCTTCGACCACGTCATGATCAGCCACGTGATCTCGGTGGTGAGCGACCCGAACCGGCTGCTCCAAGAGGCGAAGCGGATCC from Phycisphaera mikurensis NBRC 102666 carries:
- a CDS encoding thiazole synthase, with the translated sequence MSDTQTLPADRPLRAGFHGFASRLIVGTGKYDTFERMAAALDASGCDVVTVAVRRERLVNEAGASLLDHLDLGRYTVLPNTAGCFDADDAVRVARLGRELLDQLDHPGKDWVKLEVLSDKKTLLPDPVGTLRATEQLVADGFAVLVYTSDDPVMANRLKAAGAAAVMPAGSPIGSGQGVLNRNAIAIILEMLKDGDPGYPVIVDAGVGCASDVAVAMELGADGVLLNTAIAHAADPVRMARAMRDATAAGRNSYLAGRIPRRLYATASSPWDGVISYVPGE
- a CDS encoding class I SAM-dependent methyltransferase; protein product: MNAAADTTEQPTEEGRRRRAIAEKLHKKMEEQSTGKLYDLWAGVYDHTFGALVHRRQTRAIQELRAKPGERVLDLGVGTGLSLVKYPAGTEVVGVDLSMGMLDKARNRLRECASRGRGSVTLAQADAMNTPFADGSFDHVMISHVISVVSDPNRLLQEAKRILKPGGRIVVLNHFQSASPALALAEGVLNPVFVKIGWRSDLTLEECIAGLNLGVKYHFKLSAVDFWQIVVLGDAGSPTGTAREEESR
- the thiS gene encoding sulfur carrier protein ThiS yields the protein MPRLTVNGTPRDSRAATLADLVADLGLAGKPVAAERNGAVVPKREHAETALAENDTIELVTLVGGG